The Desulfovibrio aminophilus genome contains the following window.
AAGAATCTCGCGGCGGCCTTCCACAGTTACCCCGCGCCCGGTCTTCTGCTGGGCGGGTACATGGTTGAGCGGGCGAGGAGGGAGCTTCCGGACGGAATACTGTTCGAGGCCATCGTCGAAACCCCGAAGTGCCTGCCCGACGCGGTCCAGCTCCTCACGCCGTGCAGCATCGGCAACGGCTGGATGAAGATCGTCAACTATGGACGCTATGCCCTGGCCCTGTACGACAAGTACGACGGCTCGGGCGTCCGCGTCTTCGTCGATTCCGAAAAAATCAAAAAGTGGCCCGAGCTGTCAGGCTGGTTCTACAAACTGAAGCCCAAGAAGGAACAGGATTCGGATCGCCTGCTGCGGGAGATCGAAGCCGCCGGCGACACGATCTGCGGCATCGAAACGATCCGCGTCGCGCGGAAGTTCCTCGGCAAGCCGCCGTCGAGCAGGATTTCCGATTGTCCCATCTGCGGCGAGGCGTTTCCCGTCAATGACGGCTCCGTCTGCCGGGGCTGTCAGGAGAAGGCCATATACGACACGAGGGACGACGATTGCGCGCGCGAGAACCCCTCGCTGCGCTCCATGCCAGTGGCCGCCGCGGTCGGGAAGACGGCGCTGCACGACATGACGCAGATCGTCCCGGGGAAGATGAAGGGCGCGGCCTTCAAGGCCGGGCAGGTCATCAGCGCGGGCGACGTGTGCCGTCTGCAGCAGATGGGCAAGAACAACGTGTTCGTCGAGGACGCCGCCGGTGTCGGCTCCGAGTGGGTCCATGAAAATGACGCCGCGCGGGAATTCGCGCGGAGGATGGCGGGCCGGAACGTCGAGTTCGGCGAAGCCGACGAGGGGAAGGTCGTCTTCAAGGCGAAGATCGACGGCCTGCTGACCCTGGACCGCGACAAGCTGAAGGCCTTCAACCTCGTTCCCGGCGTGATGTGCGCCTCGCGCCACGGCGACGCCATGGTCGAGCAGGCCAAGCCCATCGCGGGGTGCCGCGCGATTCCGCTGTATCTTTCACGCGCGGACTTCTCGAAGGCGCAGCATGTCCTTGGCACGGAGCCCGTTTTCAACGTCGTCCCGCTCCGCAAGGCCAAGGTCGGAATCATCGTCACCGGCACGGAAGTCTTCACCGGCCTGATCGAGGACAAGTTCATCCCGGTGGTCAGGGCCAAGGTGGAAAAGCTCGGCTGCACCGTCGTGGGCGGCGAAATCCAGCCTGACGACAGGCAGCGCATCGCGGACAGCGCCGCGCGGATGATCGGCGACGGCGCCGACATCATCATCACGACCGCCGGCCTTTCCGTCGATCCCGACGACGTGACGCGGGCCGCGCTGCACGACGTGGGCATGAGCGAGGCCTTGTACGGCATGCCCGCGCTTCCTGGAGCCATGAGTCTGGTGGGGAAGATCGGGAGCGTGGACATCATCGGAGTTCCCGCCTGCGCGATCTTCTTCAAGGCGACCGGCTTCGACCTCATTCTGCCGCGCGTCGTCGCCGGACTGCCCATCACGCGGAACGACCTCGCCGACTATGCGGAGGGAGGATTTTGTCTGGGATGCAAGTCCTGCACATTCCCCAAGTGCCCGTTCGGCAAGTAAGCAAAACACGTTGAGGAGGATGACATGGATAGCGGAAAAGAAACCATGCGGACGGACGAGAAGAGAAGATCGCTGTTGAAATGGGCCGCGGCGATTGGTTGCGTGAGCGCGCTCCCCGGGACCGGTCTGCTCGCGGGCGGGAAGCAGGCGGCCGCCTCCAGCGCGAAGCCGGGCGAGAAAGTCGTCTGGACCTCCTGCAACGTCAACTGCGGGAGCCGTTGCGTCCTGCGAGCGCACGTCTCCGACGGGATCATCACGCGCATCGAGACCGACGACCTCGGCGACGATCAGTACGGCGACCATCAGGTGCGCGCCTGCCTGCGCGGCCGTTCGATGCGGCAGCGGGTCTATGCCAAGGAACGGCTGAAATATCCCATGCGCCGGGTCGGCAGGCGCGGGGAAGGGAAGTTCGAGCGCATCAGCTGGGACGAGGCCCTGGACGAGATCGCGGCCAGACTGAAGAAGACCATCGCCAAGTGGGGCAACGAAGCCGTCTATCTGAATTACGGCACGGGAAACCTCGGCGCCGTCATGTCCAAGTCCTGGCCCACCGGCTCCACCCCGGTCGCCCGCCTCATGAACTGCCTCGGCGGCTACCTGAACCAGTACGGCACATACAGCGACGCCATGATCGACATGGCCCTGCCGTACACCTTCGGCGACGGCTGGGTCGAGGGCAACGCCTTCTCGGACATCGCCTACAGCAAGCTGGTCGTGTTCTTCGGCAACAACCCCGGCGCGACGCGGATGAGCGGCGGCGGTGTGCTGCACGACATCCTGACCGCGCGGAAGAAGGGCGACACGAAGATCATCGTCGTCGACCCCCGCTATACGGACACGGCGGCCGCCATGGCGGACGAATGGATCCCCATCCGCCCCGGGACCGACGCCGCCCTCGTCTGCGGCCTGGCCCACGTCATGATCACGGAAGGCCTTGAGGACAAGGACTTCATCAGGAAATACACGGTGGGGTTCGACGAGGACTCCATGCCCGAGGGCGTGCCCGCCGGGAACTCCTACAAGTCCTATATCCTGGGCCTGGGCGAGGACAAAACTCCCAAGACGCCCGAATGGGCGGCGTCCATCACCGGCATTCCCGCCCGGCGCATCGTGCAGCTCGCCCGCGAGATCGCGGGCGCGAAGCCGTGCTACATCGCGCAGGGCTGGTCCGTGCAGCGCCAGGCCAACGGGGAGCAGAATTGCCGCGCCGTGTGCATGCTGCCCATTCTGACCGGCAACGTCGGGGTGCGCGGCGGCAATACGGGCGCGCGGGAAGACGGCTACTGGCTGCCGTTCAAGCGCTTCCCTGTTTTGAAGAATCCGGTGTCCACCTCGATCTCCTGCTTCCTGTGGACCGACGCCATCGTGCGCGGCCCGGAGATGACCGCCAAGCGGGACGGCGTACGGGGGCGGGACCGGTTGCAGGTTCCGATCAAGTTCATCTGGAACTACGCCGGGAACTGTCTGGTCAACCAGCACGCGGACTCGGGGGAGACCTCACGGATACTGGCCGACGACACCAAGTGCGAAACGATCGTCGTCATCGACAACTTCATGACCCCGAGCGCGAAGTTCGCGGATATTCTCCTCCCCGCCGTGACCAACCTGGAGGAGGACGACTTCGCGCAGCACGGCTTCGTTTCCGAGATGGGCTACGTGATCTTCGCCCAGAAGGTCATCGAGCCGCTGTTCGAGTCGCGGTCCGTGTACGACATGTGCGCCGACATCGCGAAGCGCTTCGGCGTGGAGCGGCAGTACACCGAGGGACGGACGCGCCGGGAGTGGATGCAGTATCTTCTCGACCAGTCCCGCATCAAGCTGCCGGAATTGCCGGAGAAGCTGGACGACGCCTTCGCCATGGGGATCTTCAAGAAGCGGATAACGGACCTTCCGGGCATCCCCTACAAGGATTTCCGCGACGATCCGGTCAAGAATCCCGTCAAGACGCCATCCGGAAAGCTGGAAATCTTCTCCAAGCGCCTCTGGGAGATCGGCAGGGAATGGGATCTCCCGCAGGGGGACCGGATTTCCGGCCTGCCCGAATACAACGCCACCTGGGAAGGCGTGGCCGACCCGTTGCGGGCGAAGTACCCCTTGCAGCTCATCGGGCATCATTACAAGCAGCGGACGCACTCCACCTACGGCAACGTCGACTGGCTGAAGAAGGTCGCTCCACAGGAACTCTGGATCAATCCGATCGACGCCGAGGCCCGCGGCATCGCGCACGGGGACGAGGTCAAGGTCTCCAACGACCGTGGGGTCGTGTTCACCACGGCGAAGGTGACGCCCAGGATCATGCCCGGCGTCCTGTCTCTTCCCGAGGGCGCGTGGTTCACGCCGGATTCGGGGGGCAACGACCATGGCGGATGCGTCAACGTCCTCACGTCATTGCGTCCTTCCCCTCTGGCGAAGGGCAATGCCCAGCATACCAATCTTGTGGAAGTCAAAAAGGCTTAGTGGGGATATGCCATGAAGAAGCCGTCGTTTCACGTCGACATGAACAAGTGCACCGGGTGCAAGACATGCATGATCGCCTGCATGGACAAGAACAACACGAACGAAAACATACTCTTCAGGCGGGTCATAGAATATTCAGGAGGGAGCTGGGTCCGCAATGCCGACGGCACGTATGAGCAGAACATCTTCTCGTATTATGTGTCGATGGCCTGCAACCATTGCGAGGACCCGATCTGCGTGAAGTCCTGCCCGACGACCGCCATGCACAAGGACGAGAACGGCATCGTGAGTGTCGACCACGACAAGTGCGTCGGATGCAGGTATTGCGAGCTGGTCTGCCCCTATTCCGCGCCGCAGATCGACGCCCGCCTGGGAAAGATGACGAAGTGCGACTTCTGCCGCGATTATCTTGAGCAGGGACGCCCCCCGGCCTGCGTCGCCGCCTGTCCGACCCGCGCGCTCACCTTCGGCGACTATGAGACGCTCCAGAAGCGGTACGGAGAAGCGCAGACGTTCGCGCCGCTTCCCGATCCGGCGATCACGAAGCCCCGTTTGTTCCTCACCGCGAACAAGAACGCGCGGCAGCTCGGGGCGAGCAACGGAAAGATTCAAAACCCCGAAGAGGTGTAGTCATGCTCACAGCAGAATGGAGTCTGGTCTTCTTCACCGTCATCGTGCAGGTGGCCGCCGGAATGCTGCTCGCCGCCGAAACCGCGAAAACGACCGTGCGTCTCGAGACGGGCGGCCTGCTGCGGCTTCAGGCTCCGATCGCGTGCGGCCTGGTCGCGCTCGGGTTCATCTTCTCCGGCGCGCACCTCGGGTCGCCGATGAACAGCCTGTTCACGCTCTCCAACGTGCCGCATTCGCCCTTGAGCAGGGAGATCGTGGCCGTCGGGCTCCTGCTGGCCGCCGCGATCGCCCTGTCGTACCTGCGTCTGAAAAAGGGCAATGAGGCGAAGGTGCTGGGCATCTTGGCCGCGATCCTCGGCATCGTCGCCGTGTTGTCCATGACCCGGGTCTACATGGTGTCCACCGTGCCCGTGTGGAACAACTCCGCCACCTGGCTCGGCTTTCTCGGGACGATGCTGCTTGTCGGGCCGATGATCGCCGGAACCGTGTTCCTCTACCAGGCGAAGGGAGCTTCGGACGTCGATGCGCGGCCGATGTTCAAGGTCTTCGCCGGCGTCTTCGCCGTCGGGTTCGCCTTGAAACTCATCGGCATTCCGATGTCGGCGGCCGCATTCTCCTCGCTGTCGCAACTCGGCCTGTCTTCCTATTCGCCGATCGTCGACACGGGAACGGCCCTGTTCATCACGAGGCTGCTTCTGCTGATCGTCGGCGTGGGCATGTTCTGCAAGGTCGTTCTCGGCGTCCAGGAGGATGGGCGGACGCCGCGCATGAATCTGTGCGCGTGCGCCGCGCTCGTGGTCGTCATGGGCGAACTGCTGGACCGCGCGATGTTCTTCGGGGCGTATGCCAGGATAGGCCTGTAGGAATGATAATGGGCGGCCCGGCGATCGCGCCGGGCCGCCCTGAAGAAGAATCATGAACGACGACATCCGCTTTTCACGACTCGCCGTCGCGTTCTCCTTCCTCGGGAACGTCTATGCGTCCCCCCCGCGAGCGGAATTGCTGCGCGCATTGCGGGATGACCGCCTGTTCGACGACTGGGTTTTGCCGATTCAGACGGACGGGGGGCGGAACGGACTCGCGATGCTGCGGGAGTTCGCGGCCGGATACGATGCTTCCGGGCTCCTCGCCGTGCGGCGCGATTTCGACGGCCTCTTCGTCTGTTCCGATCGCCCGGTGCCGATTTGGGAATCGGTCTGGGTGAACGGCGACGGATTGTTGTTTCAGAAGACATGCCTTGATGTGTCGAGCCGCTACGAGGCGAATGGATTCACTTTTCCCAGGATATGCAACGAGCCTGCCGACCATTTCGGTTTCGAGCTGCTGTTCGTCTCCCGCTTGTCGAACGACATTCACGCCTGCATGGAAAGGGGCGACGCCGCGAACGCCCGCCGCATCGTCACGGAACTCGGCCGGTTTGTGGACGAACATGTGCTGCAATGGGCCGACGCCTTCCTGTCCGAGGTGCTGAAAAGGACGGAAAGCCGCTACTATGCCGGGTGTTCCCTGCTGTGCTCGGACGCCATCACGACCCTGCGCCGTTTCTTGGGCGAGTGGGAATGAACCGTCATGCCCCGGGTCATCGTCAACGCGGCGCGATGCGTGAATGCAAGAAAAACCGTCTGCTCCCGGTGCGCCGACATCTGCCATTCCCATTCGATCCGCCTGGACGGCGTACCCTCGATCGATCGCTTGTCCTGCAATGACTGCGGCGCATGCGCCGCAGCATGCCCGACGGACGCGCTTGCCGCCTTCGACTCCGGGCGCTTCCTCGGGAGGGTCCGTCGGATGCCGAAAAGCGCGTCGATCGTGCTGGGGTGCAAGATGGTCGCGGGGCCGGGTTCGGATGTCGTCGGCATCGGGCATTGTTTTTCGGCGCTGGGGGCTGATGCCCTGATGGGGCTCGTGGCCCTGGGGTTTGCAAGCGTCGTCTTCGCTCACGGAGATTGCGCGGGCTGCACGGACGGCGACAGGCTGCGCGGCTTCGAGCGCATGCTGGAGGAGACGGCGAACTGGCTGATGGTGTTCGACCTGCGGGACGGCGTGCGTCTTGAACGACGCCGCATCCCCGAGGCCGCCGGGCGCCAGGCCCAGGTTGATCATTCCAGGCGCAATTTCTTGTCCGCGCTTTTCAACGGGAGGAGGGAGCCGGGCGGTTCCATGTCCGAAAAGAGTCCGCTGTCCGCCGACGCCGCGCCCGACAAGCACGCGAATCTCGTGCGGCAGTTGCGCCGCATCCGCCGGAACCATCCGATCGCCCCGGAGCCTGGGCGGCATCCGGTTCAGATCGCGGACACGTGCAATGCCTGTGGCGCGTGCGGCGCGGTGTGCCCGACCGGGGCCCTGCGGTGTTCATCAGGGGAAAATCGTTTCAGGGTGGACCATACGCCGTCGAAATGTCTCCGCTGCACCCTTTGCGTGAACGTATGCGCGAAAAAATGCATCACGTTCAACTGCGACGGATATTCCTTGCCGCTTCTTGACGGAACCGAAGTCGTCGCGGACTTCGCGTGCCTGAAATGCGTCCGGTGCAACTCCGCATCAAAGGAATTGTCGAAGGACGGCCTTTGCGCCATATGCGATAAAAAAAAGCAGATTGGAACCACGAATCCTGTGGCGAAATAACAGTGTGTGCTCGAATGGAACGGGGGGGAGTCATGCGTTTTTCCATCAAAACGAAGATGATCTTTGGTCTTCTGTCAGTCGTCACCGCGATCATGCTTGGCGTCTTCATGGCGTTCAGCATGCGGTACAGCTCCCAGTCGCTGGACGCATACCACAAGTCCGCAGCGGACGAGATGTCCCAAGTCGACTACGCCATGAATCTCTTCATTGAAGAGAGCATGATGAACGCCGACATGGTGGCGAGGCATCCTTTGGTCGACCGTCTTTCTGAAGTAACGACCAGCCATGTGAATCAACTGGAACCGCACAAGTGCCGACTTGCCGACGATGATGCCGTCGGCCGTGAGTTCGTGAAGTATTTCGCGAGCATCAAGGACTCGCATCCGGCGTATGTCTCTGTCTTCATCGGAGCCGTCAACGGGGCCTTCGTGTCCGTGCTGGAAGACAGCGACCTCCCCGCCGGGGGGTACGATCCGCGCAAACGGCCGTGGTATGTGGAGTCCGTGTCGATCCTCGATCGCGGCGTGCTTTCCGACGCCTATATGTCCACCACCGGCGAAGCGGTGACGAGCATCATGCGCACCGTGGTGCGTGGCGGCCAAGTGCGGGGTGTTTTCGGCATCGACATTTCACTCAAGAAACTGACCGACCTGATTGAGTCCGTCCGCCTGGGTGAGACCGGCTATCTTGTCCTGGTCCAGAGGGACGGGGTGATCCTGGCCGATCCGCGTCATCCCGGGCAGAACTTCAAGAAGGTCTCCGAACTGCACGACAGGGCGATGGAAACGCTTTTCAATCTAGGCAGCGGCGGTGGCGACGTGGTGATCGATGGGAAGGAGTATGTCGGGCTGGTCACGACATCCAAGAAGACCGGCTGGAAGATCATCGGGCTCATTGAGAGAGCTTCGATCACGGCGCCGGTCTGGCAGACGCTCAAGGTTCTCGGCGGCGCGACCATTCTGGCCTTGGCTGTGTTGGCGGCGACCCTTTGGCTGCTGGCGAGTCGCGCCATCATTAATCCTCTCCTGCGGGTCGCCGATTTTCTTCGATCCATAGCCGACGGAGCTCATGATCGGCGGCTGACGC
Protein-coding sequences here:
- a CDS encoding DMSO/selenate family reductase complex B subunit, producing MKKPSFHVDMNKCTGCKTCMIACMDKNNTNENILFRRVIEYSGGSWVRNADGTYEQNIFSYYVSMACNHCEDPICVKSCPTTAMHKDENGIVSVDHDKCVGCRYCELVCPYSAPQIDARLGKMTKCDFCRDYLEQGRPPACVAACPTRALTFGDYETLQKRYGEAQTFAPLPDPAITKPRLFLTANKNARQLGASNGKIQNPEEV
- a CDS encoding methyl-accepting chemotaxis protein — its product is MRFSIKTKMIFGLLSVVTAIMLGVFMAFSMRYSSQSLDAYHKSAADEMSQVDYAMNLFIEESMMNADMVARHPLVDRLSEVTTSHVNQLEPHKCRLADDDAVGREFVKYFASIKDSHPAYVSVFIGAVNGAFVSVLEDSDLPAGGYDPRKRPWYVESVSILDRGVLSDAYMSTTGEAVTSIMRTVVRGGQVRGVFGIDISLKKLTDLIESVRLGETGYLVLVQRDGVILADPRHPGQNFKKVSELHDRAMETLFNLGSGGGDVVIDGKEYVGLVTTSKKTGWKIIGLIERASITAPVWQTLKVLGGATILALAVLAATLWLLASRAIINPLLRVADFLRSIADGAHDRRLTHDRRDEIGDIYDALNNTAQILQRNIEEIQAKSREAENKAAAAEQATAAAEEARIAAERARADGMLHAAHRLEEVVERISEASRNIAGKSQEIQRGTEKQRERIQSTATAMEQMNATVLDVAKNASTAAEHGKSAKDKAQVGAKVVEHSIEALNTTQRRAEELQANMSQLDDRARAIGSVITVIEDIADQTNLLALNAAIEAARAGEAGRGFAVVADEVRKLAEKTMTATKEVGESIQSIQKVAAANISSMQGALGDLTKATGLAQDSGGALKEIVTNTEESAGQIQSIATAAEEQAAAAEEIGKSIEDINSITQTTFHNVQESLGTLRSLEQQATELAELISRLKVEARP
- a CDS encoding molecular chaperone encodes the protein MNDDIRFSRLAVAFSFLGNVYASPPRAELLRALRDDRLFDDWVLPIQTDGGRNGLAMLREFAAGYDASGLLAVRRDFDGLFVCSDRPVPIWESVWVNGDGLLFQKTCLDVSSRYEANGFTFPRICNEPADHFGFELLFVSRLSNDIHACMERGDAANARRIVTELGRFVDEHVLQWADAFLSEVLKRTESRYYAGCSLLCSDAITTLRRFLGEWE
- a CDS encoding 4Fe-4S binding protein — translated: MPRVIVNAARCVNARKTVCSRCADICHSHSIRLDGVPSIDRLSCNDCGACAAACPTDALAAFDSGRFLGRVRRMPKSASIVLGCKMVAGPGSDVVGIGHCFSALGADALMGLVALGFASVVFAHGDCAGCTDGDRLRGFERMLEETANWLMVFDLRDGVRLERRRIPEAAGRQAQVDHSRRNFLSALFNGRREPGGSMSEKSPLSADAAPDKHANLVRQLRRIRRNHPIAPEPGRHPVQIADTCNACGACGAVCPTGALRCSSGENRFRVDHTPSKCLRCTLCVNVCAKKCITFNCDGYSLPLLDGTEVVADFACLKCVRCNSASKELSKDGLCAICDKKKQIGTTNPVAK
- a CDS encoding DMSO/selenate family reductase complex A subunit encodes the protein MDSGKETMRTDEKRRSLLKWAAAIGCVSALPGTGLLAGGKQAAASSAKPGEKVVWTSCNVNCGSRCVLRAHVSDGIITRIETDDLGDDQYGDHQVRACLRGRSMRQRVYAKERLKYPMRRVGRRGEGKFERISWDEALDEIAARLKKTIAKWGNEAVYLNYGTGNLGAVMSKSWPTGSTPVARLMNCLGGYLNQYGTYSDAMIDMALPYTFGDGWVEGNAFSDIAYSKLVVFFGNNPGATRMSGGGVLHDILTARKKGDTKIIVVDPRYTDTAAAMADEWIPIRPGTDAALVCGLAHVMITEGLEDKDFIRKYTVGFDEDSMPEGVPAGNSYKSYILGLGEDKTPKTPEWAASITGIPARRIVQLAREIAGAKPCYIAQGWSVQRQANGEQNCRAVCMLPILTGNVGVRGGNTGAREDGYWLPFKRFPVLKNPVSTSISCFLWTDAIVRGPEMTAKRDGVRGRDRLQVPIKFIWNYAGNCLVNQHADSGETSRILADDTKCETIVVIDNFMTPSAKFADILLPAVTNLEEDDFAQHGFVSEMGYVIFAQKVIEPLFESRSVYDMCADIAKRFGVERQYTEGRTRREWMQYLLDQSRIKLPELPEKLDDAFAMGIFKKRITDLPGIPYKDFRDDPVKNPVKTPSGKLEIFSKRLWEIGREWDLPQGDRISGLPEYNATWEGVADPLRAKYPLQLIGHHYKQRTHSTYGNVDWLKKVAPQELWINPIDAEARGIAHGDEVKVSNDRGVVFTTAKVTPRIMPGVLSLPEGAWFTPDSGGNDHGGCVNVLTSLRPSPLAKGNAQHTNLVEVKKA
- a CDS encoding DmsC/YnfH family molybdoenzyme membrane anchor subunit, encoding MLTAEWSLVFFTVIVQVAAGMLLAAETAKTTVRLETGGLLRLQAPIACGLVALGFIFSGAHLGSPMNSLFTLSNVPHSPLSREIVAVGLLLAAAIALSYLRLKKGNEAKVLGILAAILGIVAVLSMTRVYMVSTVPVWNNSATWLGFLGTMLLVGPMIAGTVFLYQAKGASDVDARPMFKVFAGVFAVGFALKLIGIPMSAAAFSSLSQLGLSSYSPIVDTGTALFITRLLLLIVGVGMFCKVVLGVQEDGRTPRMNLCACAALVVVMGELLDRAMFFGAYARIGL
- a CDS encoding FmdE family protein — encoded protein: MDIGNYSFSEFKNLAAAFHSYPAPGLLLGGYMVERARRELPDGILFEAIVETPKCLPDAVQLLTPCSIGNGWMKIVNYGRYALALYDKYDGSGVRVFVDSEKIKKWPELSGWFYKLKPKKEQDSDRLLREIEAAGDTICGIETIRVARKFLGKPPSSRISDCPICGEAFPVNDGSVCRGCQEKAIYDTRDDDCARENPSLRSMPVAAAVGKTALHDMTQIVPGKMKGAAFKAGQVISAGDVCRLQQMGKNNVFVEDAAGVGSEWVHENDAAREFARRMAGRNVEFGEADEGKVVFKAKIDGLLTLDRDKLKAFNLVPGVMCASRHGDAMVEQAKPIAGCRAIPLYLSRADFSKAQHVLGTEPVFNVVPLRKAKVGIIVTGTEVFTGLIEDKFIPVVRAKVEKLGCTVVGGEIQPDDRQRIADSAARMIGDGADIIITTAGLSVDPDDVTRAALHDVGMSEALYGMPALPGAMSLVGKIGSVDIIGVPACAIFFKATGFDLILPRVVAGLPITRNDLADYAEGGFCLGCKSCTFPKCPFGK